In the genome of Rhodoplanes sp. Z2-YC6860, one region contains:
- the hisB gene encoding imidazoleglycerol-phosphate dehydratase HisB has protein sequence MARGRKTIAKRSTAVAAAKEVAKRRSATVKRATKETNIEVAVNLDGKGVSNISTGIGFFDHMLDLLARHSRIDITVKAKGDLHIDHHHTTEDVGIALGQAVKQALGDMKGITRYASLYMPMDEALTRVAIDVSGRPFLVFKAKFGRDKVGAFDTELVQEWFQAFAMNSGVTLHVETLYGTNDHHIAESCFKGLARALRSAFSIDPRAAGEIPSTKGSLGG, from the coding sequence ATGGCCCGCGGCCGCAAAACCATCGCGAAACGATCGACCGCCGTGGCGGCGGCCAAAGAAGTGGCTAAGCGCCGCAGCGCGACGGTGAAGCGTGCCACCAAGGAGACCAATATCGAGGTGGCGGTGAACCTCGATGGCAAGGGCGTCTCCAATATCTCGACCGGCATCGGCTTCTTCGACCACATGCTCGATCTGCTGGCGCGGCACTCGCGTATCGACATCACGGTCAAGGCCAAGGGCGATCTGCACATCGACCACCACCACACCACCGAGGATGTCGGCATCGCGCTCGGTCAGGCCGTGAAGCAGGCGCTAGGCGACATGAAGGGCATCACCCGCTACGCCAGCCTCTATATGCCGATGGACGAGGCGCTGACGCGCGTGGCCATCGACGTGTCCGGCCGCCCGTTCCTGGTGTTCAAGGCCAAGTTCGGCCGCGACAAGGTCGGCGCCTTCGACACCGAGCTGGTGCAGGAATGGTTTCAGGCCTTCGCCATGAATTCCGGCGTCACCCTGCATGTCGAGACCTTGTACGGGACAAACGATCACCATATTGCCGAGTCTTGCTTCAAGGGCCTGGCGCGAGCGTTGCGGTCAGCCTTCTCCATCGATCCGCGGGCTGCGGGTGAGATACCGTCGACCAAAGGCTCGCTCGGGGGCTGA
- a CDS encoding DUF2628 domain-containing protein yields MKIYTVHVPVRRDGQVSSEPDRVRFVRDGFHFWAFLLGPLWMIWNRLWLVLIIYLVVIAALFAGLSALGASSLVQSAVGFLIAVLIGCEAGSLRRWSLRRRWTQAGVVAARDLEEAERRFFESWADRVPSEPVAPTWPPSAPVAPASPDVLGLFPLPQPEPRR; encoded by the coding sequence ATGAAAATCTACACGGTCCATGTACCGGTGCGCCGCGACGGCCAGGTGTCGTCCGAGCCGGATCGCGTCCGTTTTGTGCGGGACGGCTTCCATTTCTGGGCCTTCCTGCTCGGACCGCTCTGGATGATCTGGAATAGGCTTTGGCTGGTTTTGATCATCTATCTCGTCGTGATCGCGGCGCTGTTCGCCGGGTTGAGCGCGCTCGGCGCGTCGAGTCTGGTGCAATCCGCCGTGGGCTTTTTGATCGCGGTGCTGATCGGCTGCGAGGCTGGCTCCTTGCGCCGCTGGAGCTTGCGCCGTCGCTGGACGCAGGCCGGTGTGGTGGCGGCGAGGGATCTCGAAGAGGCCGAGCGTCGGTTCTTTGAATCGTGGGCCGATAGAGTGCCGTCCGAGCCGGTTGCCCCAACGTGGCCGCCGTCGGCGCCGGTCGCGCCGGCATCGCCCGACGTGCTGGGGCTGTTTCCGCTTCCGCAACCCGAGCCCCGTCGATGA
- the hisH gene encoding imidazole glycerol phosphate synthase subunit HisH, translated as MSVAIVDYGSGNLHSAAKAFERAARESGHDQPIVVTRDPEVVRKADRVVLPGVGAFADCRHGLDAVPGMVEALEETVRGKGRPFLGICVGMQLLAERGREYVVTEGLGWIRGDVDKITPTDPSLKIPHMGWNTLATQGSHKLLDGIPLGQDGLHAYFVHSYQLRPQDGSDLVAQAEYGGPITAVVARGNVAGTQFHPEKSQKLGLALIANFLKWKP; from the coding sequence ATGAGCGTTGCGATCGTCGATTATGGGTCCGGCAATCTGCACTCGGCCGCCAAGGCGTTCGAGCGTGCCGCCCGCGAGAGCGGTCACGATCAGCCGATTGTGGTGACGCGCGACCCCGAAGTGGTGCGCAAGGCTGACCGCGTGGTGCTGCCAGGCGTCGGCGCCTTCGCGGATTGCCGCCACGGCCTCGACGCCGTGCCCGGCATGGTCGAGGCGCTGGAGGAGACGGTGCGCGGCAAGGGCCGGCCTTTTCTCGGCATCTGCGTCGGCATGCAACTTCTGGCCGAACGCGGCCGCGAATACGTGGTCACAGAGGGGCTCGGCTGGATCCGCGGCGACGTCGACAAGATCACGCCGACCGATCCGTCGCTGAAGATTCCGCACATGGGCTGGAACACGCTCGCCACGCAGGGCTCGCACAAGCTGCTCGATGGCATTCCCCTGGGGCAGGACGGCCTGCACGCCTATTTCGTGCATTCCTACCAGCTCCGGCCGCAGGACGGCTCGGACCTCGTCGCGCAGGCTGAATATGGTGGGCCGATCACCGCCGTGGTGGCGCGCGGCAACGTGGCGGGCACGCAATTCCATCCGGAAAAGAGCCAGAAACTTGGGCTTGCGTTGATCGCGAATTTCCTGAAATGGAAGCCCTGA
- the hisA gene encoding 1-(5-phosphoribosyl)-5-[(5-phosphoribosylamino)methylideneamino]imidazole-4-carboxamide isomerase: protein MILFPAIDLKDGVAVRLKQGDMDRATVFNRDPAAQAHVFETQGFKHLHVVDLDGAFAGKPMNAAAVDRILETVGLCVQLGGGIRDMATVEGWLEKGVDRVIIGTAAVRDPALVKEAARKFPKRVAVGLDAKDGKVAVQGWAETSELSVLDIARRFEDAGVAAIIYTDVARDGMLKGINWDATIALADAISIPVIASGGLASIDDVKVLTEPRARKLEGAIAGRALYDGRLDPVEAMALLRSARG from the coding sequence GTGATCCTGTTTCCTGCAATCGATCTGAAGGACGGCGTTGCCGTGCGCCTCAAGCAAGGCGACATGGACCGCGCAACCGTGTTCAATCGCGATCCGGCCGCGCAGGCGCACGTGTTCGAGACCCAAGGTTTCAAACATCTGCACGTCGTCGATCTCGACGGCGCGTTTGCCGGCAAGCCGATGAATGCCGCGGCTGTCGACCGCATCCTCGAAACCGTGGGCCTGTGCGTGCAGCTGGGCGGCGGCATCCGCGACATGGCCACGGTCGAAGGCTGGCTCGAAAAGGGCGTCGACCGCGTGATCATCGGCACCGCGGCCGTCCGCGATCCCGCGCTGGTCAAGGAAGCGGCAAGGAAGTTTCCCAAGCGTGTGGCCGTCGGCCTCGACGCCAAGGACGGCAAGGTCGCGGTGCAGGGCTGGGCCGAAACGTCGGAGCTCTCTGTCCTCGATATCGCCAGGCGCTTCGAGGACGCGGGCGTCGCCGCGATCATCTACACCGACGTGGCGCGCGACGGCATGCTCAAGGGCATCAACTGGGACGCGACCATTGCGCTGGCCGATGCGATCTCGATCCCGGTGATCGCGTCCGGCGGTCTTGCCTCCATCGACGACGTGAAGGTCCTGACCGAGCCGCGCGCGCGCAAGCTCGAAGGGGCGATCGCCGGCCGCGCCCTCTATGACGGACGTCTCGATCCGGTCGAGGCCATGGCGCTGCTGCGCTCCGCGCGAGGATAA
- a CDS encoding class I SAM-dependent methyltransferase, protein MFSAIKNIKSTVPYITFRRYNKALRRLAKLPGYLGTSHQCPICGVGLRAFKPMWKSYGRNVERFGYIHRDAEMETFNLKAMTCPKCDATDRERLMAIYLDEAWPSLPKDKPVRLVDFAPAYPLSQKIKQYPGIAYRSADLMRRDVQDNIDLTNIAYLDESVDVFICSHVLEHVPDDRKAMRELRRILRPGGFGLMLVPLVIGVDETTEEQGETSIEYRWKHFGMGDHVRQYGRRDFVDRLTASGLKVDQLGVGHFGAEKFRRHGIAENSVLYVVRR, encoded by the coding sequence GTGTTTTCGGCCATCAAAAACATCAAGAGCACCGTCCCCTACATCACGTTCCGGCGTTACAACAAAGCGCTGCGGCGGCTGGCCAAATTGCCGGGCTATCTCGGCACGAGCCACCAATGCCCGATCTGCGGCGTGGGGCTGCGCGCCTTCAAGCCGATGTGGAAGTCCTACGGCCGCAACGTCGAGCGCTTCGGATATATTCATCGCGATGCCGAGATGGAGACCTTCAATCTCAAGGCGATGACCTGCCCGAAGTGCGACGCCACCGATCGCGAGCGGCTGATGGCGATCTATCTCGACGAGGCCTGGCCGTCACTGCCGAAAGACAAGCCCGTCCGGCTGGTCGACTTCGCGCCAGCCTATCCGCTGAGCCAGAAGATCAAGCAGTATCCCGGCATCGCCTATCGCAGCGCCGACCTGATGCGCCGCGACGTGCAGGACAACATCGACCTCACCAACATCGCCTATCTCGACGAGTCGGTGGACGTCTTCATCTGCTCGCATGTGCTCGAGCACGTGCCCGATGACCGCAAGGCGATGCGCGAGCTGCGCCGCATCCTGCGCCCCGGCGGCTTCGGCCTGATGCTGGTGCCGCTCGTGATCGGCGTCGACGAGACCACCGAGGAACAGGGCGAGACTTCGATCGAATACCGCTGGAAGCACTTCGGCATGGGCGATCATGTCCGCCAGTACGGCCGGCGCGATTTCGTCGACCGCCTGACCGCGTCAGGGCTGAAGGTCGATCAGCTTGGTGTGGGCCACTTCGGCGCCGAGAAATTCCGCCGCCACGGCATCGCTGAGAATTCGGTGCTGTACGTGGTGCGGCGTTAG
- the hisF gene encoding imidazole glycerol phosphate synthase subunit HisF, translated as MFKVRVIPCLDVKDGRVVKGVNFVNLRDAGDPVEAAIAYDAAGADELCFLDITASHENRDTIFDVVQRTAEACFMPLTVGGGVRTTDDIRKLLTCGADKVSINTAAVNRRAFVKEAAEKFGDQCIVVAIDAKKVSQPGEKDRWEIFTHGGRKPTGIDAIDYAREVVSLGAGEILLTSMDRDGTRSGFDIALTQAVADAVPVPVIASGGVGTLDHLVEGIRDGHATAVLAASIFHFGEHTVREAKQHMAQAGLPVRLDP; from the coding sequence ATGTTCAAGGTCCGCGTCATTCCCTGTCTCGACGTGAAGGACGGCCGTGTCGTCAAGGGCGTCAATTTCGTCAACCTGCGCGACGCCGGCGACCCGGTGGAGGCCGCGATCGCCTATGACGCGGCCGGCGCCGATGAATTGTGCTTTCTCGACATCACGGCGAGTCATGAGAACCGCGACACGATTTTCGACGTCGTGCAGCGGACCGCCGAAGCCTGCTTCATGCCGCTCACGGTCGGCGGCGGCGTGCGCACCACCGACGACATCCGCAAGCTGTTGACCTGCGGCGCTGACAAGGTGTCGATCAACACCGCGGCGGTGAACCGCCGTGCCTTCGTCAAGGAGGCCGCGGAGAAGTTCGGCGATCAGTGCATCGTGGTCGCGATCGACGCCAAGAAGGTCTCACAGCCCGGCGAGAAAGACCGCTGGGAGATCTTCACCCATGGCGGCCGCAAGCCGACCGGGATCGATGCCATCGACTATGCCCGCGAGGTGGTGTCGCTGGGTGCCGGAGAAATCCTGCTCACCTCGATGGATCGCGATGGCACCAGATCCGGCTTCGACATCGCGCTCACGCAAGCGGTGGCCGACGCGGTGCCGGTGCCAGTGATCGCTTCAGGAGGCGTCGGCACGCTGGACCATCTGGTGGAGGGCATCCGCGACGGCCATGCCACCGCCGTGCTGGCGGCGTCGATCTTCCATTTCGGCGAGCACACCGTGCGCGAGGCCAAGCAGCATATGGCGCAGGCCGGTCTGCCGGTGCGGCTCGATCCTTAA
- a CDS encoding 2-hydroxychromene-2-carboxylate isomerase: MPRPVLDFWFDFASTYSYLAASRIGPLAAEAQVEVRFRPFLLGPIFKAQGWNTSPFNVYSAKGRNMWRDLERLSEDANLPFRRPEAFPQNSLLAARVALVGFPQGWGERFCVEVFRAQFGDGHRIDEPATLSEILARLDVDPRVVLAAAQSDDNKAHLRAQSEEAQRLGLYGAPSFVTASGELFWGNDRLEQALRWAKRGA, translated from the coding sequence ATGCCCAGACCTGTCCTCGACTTCTGGTTCGATTTCGCGTCGACCTACTCCTACCTGGCGGCGAGCCGCATCGGGCCTTTGGCCGCCGAAGCCCAGGTCGAGGTGCGGTTTCGGCCATTCCTGCTCGGGCCGATCTTCAAGGCGCAAGGCTGGAACACCTCGCCGTTCAATGTCTACTCGGCCAAGGGCCGCAACATGTGGCGCGACCTGGAGCGGCTGTCCGAGGACGCGAATTTGCCCTTCCGCCGGCCCGAGGCCTTCCCGCAAAATAGCCTGCTGGCCGCGCGGGTGGCGCTCGTCGGGTTTCCGCAAGGCTGGGGCGAGCGGTTTTGCGTCGAGGTGTTTCGCGCGCAATTCGGCGACGGCCACCGGATCGACGAACCCGCGACGCTTTCCGAAATCCTGGCACGGCTCGATGTCGATCCCCGGGTCGTGCTGGCTGCGGCGCAATCCGACGACAACAAGGCGCATCTGCGGGCGCAATCCGAGGAAGCGCAGCGGCTCGGCCTCTATGGCGCGCCGAGCTTTGTCACGGCATCGGGCGAGCTGTTCTGGGGCAACGACCGGCTCGAGCAGGCGTTGCGCTGGGCCAAGCGAGGCGCTTAA
- a CDS encoding phosphoribosyl-ATP diphosphatase, translating to MSKFTLADLEQRIDDRATASPEVSYTRKLLDRGPAQCAKKFGEEAVEAVLAVAAEDRDRVIGESADVLYHLLVMLHARGVRLAEVEALLETRTKKSGLEEKASRPSG from the coding sequence ATGAGCAAGTTCACCCTGGCCGACCTTGAGCAGCGCATCGACGACCGCGCCACGGCCTCCCCCGAAGTGTCCTACACGCGCAAGCTCCTCGACAGGGGCCCGGCGCAATGCGCCAAGAAGTTCGGCGAGGAAGCCGTCGAAGCCGTGCTGGCTGTCGCCGCCGAGGACCGCGACCGCGTGATCGGCGAGTCGGCCGACGTGCTCTATCATCTCCTGGTCATGCTGCACGCTCGCGGCGTCAGGCTCGCAGAGGTCGAGGCTCTGCTCGAAACCCGCACCAAGAAGTCCGGGCTTGAGGAAAAGGCTTCACGGCCGAGTGGCTGA
- the coaA gene encoding type I pantothenate kinase, translating to MEQRVDDGLSPFTTYTRSEWAALREDMPMTLSLDEVNRLRSMHDRLDISEVEDIYLPLSRLLSLYVAATQRLHRAQQRFLGGEEAKLPYIIGVAGSVAVGKSTTARVLQALLARWTNVPKVDLVTTDGFLLPNAVLEREGLMEKKGFPESYDLPGLLLFLSDVKAGRRPVRAPIYSHLVYDVVPNRWVEVDRPDILIVEGLNVLQTGRLPKDGKAIPFVSDFFDFSVYLDADENVLRGWYVDRFLTLRGTAFRDPKSYFHRYSKLSDQEARNTATSIWERINLVNLDENILPTRQRADLILKKGASHMVEQVALRKL from the coding sequence ATGGAACAGCGCGTCGACGACGGACTTTCGCCTTTCACGACCTACACGCGGTCCGAATGGGCTGCGTTGCGCGAAGACATGCCGATGACGCTGTCGCTGGACGAGGTCAACCGGCTGCGCTCCATGCACGATCGTCTCGATATAAGCGAGGTCGAGGATATCTATCTTCCGCTGTCGCGGTTGTTGTCGCTCTATGTCGCAGCGACACAGCGGCTGCACCGCGCGCAGCAGCGCTTCCTCGGCGGCGAGGAGGCCAAGCTTCCTTACATCATCGGCGTGGCGGGCTCGGTTGCGGTCGGCAAATCGACGACGGCGCGCGTGCTGCAAGCCTTGCTGGCGCGCTGGACCAACGTGCCGAAGGTCGATCTCGTCACCACGGACGGTTTCCTGCTGCCGAATGCGGTGCTCGAACGCGAAGGCCTGATGGAGAAGAAGGGCTTCCCGGAGAGCTATGACCTGCCCGGCCTGTTGCTGTTTCTGTCAGACGTCAAAGCCGGGCGCCGCCCGGTGCGCGCGCCGATCTATTCGCACCTTGTTTATGACGTTGTTCCGAATCGGTGGGTCGAGGTCGACCGGCCGGACATCCTGATCGTCGAAGGGCTCAACGTGCTGCAGACCGGCCGTCTGCCGAAGGATGGCAAGGCGATCCCGTTCGTGTCGGACTTCTTCGACTTCTCGGTCTATCTCGATGCCGACGAAAACGTGCTGCGCGGCTGGTATGTCGACCGTTTCCTGACGCTGCGCGGCACTGCGTTCCGCGATCCGAAGTCCTACTTCCATCGCTACTCGAAGCTGAGCGATCAGGAAGCGAGAAACACCGCCACGTCGATCTGGGAGCGGATCAACCTCGTGAACCTTGACGAGAACATCCTGCCGACGCGGCAGCGCGCCGACCTGATCCTGAAGAAAGGCGCGAGCCACATGGTCGAACAGGTCGCGCTGCGGAAACTGTGA
- a CDS encoding ATP-binding protein → MQVRPVTGMPRERYRVVIRYALWVLRWTFITIGAVAAASMVFARIYSVNEQFYDPAQFAIGLAGLFSVGCGVMLMLLTRNSRLRVELQSAKARCEALADGIWELKEAEARATSLLEAQGDVIVRRDKDGRITYANDAYCTLAGETREALLGSTAGLKSIQQGRSNVLPDGTHLHDQQVMTPAGPRWLAWRDVVVWAEQAESAEVQSVGRDVTDRMDAERALADARDAAESANSAKSRFLAVISHEIRTPLNGILGMAELLRDTTLTPEQATYVRATRTSGEALLSLIEEVLDFSKIEAGKIELASEPVSLTTLIEDVVELVSPRAQAKGLEIAADVDERLPERVLGDATRLRQVLLNLTGNAIKFTETGGVSVVVEAGSAEGEVAFAIRDTGIGIASNQQARIFHEFEQADGGTNRKFGGTGLGLAITRRIVERMNGRIELESVLERGSTFRVVLPLSEAPATDAARFAAPALEGHAALIISPPTVEVCLIKRRLKRWGATVERASTGLAAEVMTEQRWDALLVDHSVGFEAAAEVATGARDTVMRRIILITPGERHRLPALKEAGFTGYLVKPVRAASLKAQLAAAPEFENITAAAEPNDPGANAPDESTPSLSILVAEDNDINALLTRSLLTRLGHRPEVAPDGAAAVESWQAAQDAGSPHDVILMDVHMPGVDGFEATRRIRAAETNSGKPRTRIIALTANACEEDRNACLESGMDGFLVKPLVRERLIETLTSSSGKASAAA, encoded by the coding sequence ATGCAGGTTCGTCCGGTCACGGGCATGCCGCGCGAGCGTTATCGCGTGGTCATTCGTTACGCGCTCTGGGTGCTGCGCTGGACGTTCATCACCATCGGGGCCGTGGCCGCGGCATCGATGGTGTTCGCCCGCATCTACAGCGTCAACGAACAATTCTACGATCCGGCGCAATTCGCCATCGGCCTCGCCGGCCTGTTCAGCGTGGGCTGCGGCGTGATGCTGATGCTTTTGACCCGCAACAGCCGGCTTCGCGTCGAGCTGCAGAGCGCCAAGGCACGTTGCGAGGCACTGGCCGACGGCATCTGGGAGCTGAAGGAAGCCGAGGCGCGCGCCACGAGCCTGCTTGAAGCACAAGGCGACGTCATCGTCCGTCGCGACAAGGACGGCCGCATCACCTACGCCAACGACGCGTATTGCACGCTCGCCGGTGAGACACGCGAGGCGCTGCTTGGCAGCACCGCGGGATTGAAGTCGATCCAGCAGGGCCGCAGCAACGTACTTCCGGACGGCACGCATCTGCATGACCAACAGGTGATGACGCCGGCAGGCCCGCGCTGGCTGGCCTGGCGTGACGTGGTGGTCTGGGCCGAACAGGCGGAAAGCGCCGAAGTGCAAAGCGTCGGCCGCGACGTCACTGACCGCATGGACGCCGAGCGCGCCCTCGCCGATGCCCGCGACGCCGCCGAAAGCGCCAACAGCGCCAAATCGCGTTTCCTTGCTGTCATCTCGCACGAGATCCGCACGCCGCTGAACGGCATCCTCGGCATGGCCGAGCTGCTGCGCGACACCACGCTCACCCCCGAGCAGGCGACCTATGTGCGCGCCACACGAACGTCGGGTGAAGCGCTGCTGTCGCTGATCGAGGAGGTGTTGGACTTCTCCAAGATCGAAGCCGGCAAGATCGAGCTTGCCTCCGAGCCGGTGTCGCTGACCACGCTGATCGAGGACGTGGTCGAGCTGGTAAGTCCACGCGCCCAGGCCAAAGGCCTGGAGATCGCCGCCGACGTCGACGAACGATTGCCAGAGCGGGTGCTGGGCGATGCGACGCGGCTCCGGCAGGTGCTGCTCAATCTCACCGGCAATGCGATCAAGTTCACCGAGACCGGCGGCGTCAGCGTCGTGGTCGAGGCCGGTTCTGCGGAGGGCGAGGTCGCCTTTGCGATTCGCGACACCGGCATCGGCATTGCGTCGAACCAGCAGGCGCGGATCTTTCATGAGTTCGAACAGGCCGATGGCGGCACAAACCGCAAGTTCGGCGGCACCGGTTTGGGTCTCGCGATCACCCGGCGCATCGTCGAGCGTATGAACGGACGCATCGAGCTCGAAAGCGTGCTGGAGCGCGGCTCGACGTTCCGCGTCGTGCTCCCGCTGTCGGAGGCCCCCGCCACCGACGCGGCGCGCTTTGCGGCGCCGGCGCTTGAAGGCCATGCGGCGCTGATCATCTCGCCGCCCACGGTCGAGGTCTGCCTGATCAAGCGGCGGCTCAAGCGCTGGGGCGCGACGGTCGAACGCGCTTCGACCGGCCTCGCAGCGGAGGTCATGACCGAGCAGCGCTGGGACGCTTTGCTGGTCGATCATTCGGTCGGCTTCGAGGCCGCGGCCGAAGTCGCCACTGGGGCGCGCGACACGGTCATGCGTCGCATCATCCTGATCACGCCCGGCGAGCGGCACCGCCTGCCTGCGTTAAAAGAGGCCGGCTTCACCGGCTATCTGGTCAAGCCGGTTCGCGCGGCTTCGCTGAAGGCGCAACTCGCAGCCGCACCCGAATTCGAGAACATCACCGCGGCCGCTGAACCGAATGATCCAGGCGCGAACGCGCCGGATGAGTCGACGCCATCGCTGTCGATCCTGGTGGCCGAAGACAACGACATCAATGCGCTGCTGACGCGCTCGCTCTTGACGCGGTTGGGCCACCGGCCGGAGGTAGCGCCTGATGGCGCAGCCGCCGTCGAGTCCTGGCAGGCCGCGCAGGACGCCGGATCGCCGCACGACGTGATCCTGATGGACGTGCACATGCCGGGTGTCGATGGCTTCGAGGCGACGCGTCGCATCCGCGCGGCGGAAACCAACAGCGGCAAGCCGCGCACGCGGATCATCGCACTGACCGCCAACGCCTGTGAAGAAGACCGTAACGCCTGTCTCGAGTCCGGGATGGACGGCTTCCTGGTCAAGCCACTCGTGCGCGAGCGGCTGATCGAAACGCTGACCTCATCATCAGGGAAAGCTTCCGCCGCGGCGTAA
- a CDS encoding cupin domain-containing protein, with translation MATASLANSDLGRFGDEVKDMSLFPLWERTSGLKPGSNCVPAHWSYAEVRPQLIRACSLITKKEAERRVLCLENPSLRGTTFICDSLFAGLQIIMPGEIAASHRHTPSALRFIIEGEGAYTAVAGEKLPMTAGDFVVTPSWAWHDHGNLGAAPVVWLDGLDTPFAKLFGASFREEYPEDRQPLDRPEGESTAVYGMNLIPDEYHSDGRSSPVLIYPYERTRAAFDSMARAGKPHPAHGHKLRYANPATGKHPFPTMAVSMQRLPAGFAGKPYRCTGSAVFAVHRGEGTARIGDKEFKIRPHDVFVATPWLPYSFAADSELELFSYSDRAGQEALGYWREQVD, from the coding sequence ATGGCAACCGCAAGTCTGGCCAACTCCGACCTGGGACGATTCGGAGACGAGGTGAAGGACATGAGTCTGTTTCCGCTGTGGGAGCGGACCAGCGGTCTCAAGCCGGGCTCGAACTGTGTGCCGGCGCATTGGAGCTACGCCGAAGTGCGGCCGCAGCTCATCCGCGCCTGCAGCCTGATCACGAAGAAGGAAGCCGAGCGCCGCGTGCTCTGTCTCGAGAATCCGAGCCTGCGCGGCACGACGTTCATCTGCGACTCGTTGTTCGCAGGCTTGCAGATCATCATGCCGGGAGAGATCGCGGCGTCGCATCGGCACACGCCGAGCGCGCTGCGCTTCATCATCGAAGGCGAGGGCGCCTATACGGCCGTGGCGGGCGAGAAGCTGCCGATGACGGCCGGCGACTTCGTGGTGACGCCGTCCTGGGCTTGGCACGATCACGGCAACCTCGGCGCCGCACCCGTGGTGTGGCTCGACGGACTCGACACGCCGTTCGCGAAACTGTTCGGCGCGTCGTTCCGCGAGGAATATCCCGAGGATCGGCAGCCGCTCGACCGGCCCGAAGGTGAGTCGACCGCGGTCTACGGCATGAACCTCATCCCGGACGAATATCATTCCGATGGTCGCTCATCGCCGGTGCTGATCTATCCGTATGAGCGCACGCGTGCGGCGTTCGACAGCATGGCCCGCGCCGGCAAGCCGCATCCGGCGCACGGCCACAAGCTCCGCTACGCCAATCCGGCGACCGGCAAGCATCCGTTCCCGACTATGGCGGTGTCGATGCAGCGGCTGCCCGCGGGTTTCGCCGGCAAGCCCTATCGCTGCACCGGCAGCGCGGTGTTTGCGGTGCATCGCGGCGAAGGCACGGCGCGGATCGGCGACAAGGAATTCAAAATCCGCCCGCACGACGTGTTCGTCGCAACGCCGTGGCTGCCCTACAGCTTTGCGGCGGATAGCGAGCTCGAGCTGTTCAGCTATTCGGATCGGGCCGGGCAGGAAGCGCTCGGCTATTGGCGCGAGCAGGTGGATTGA
- a CDS encoding TRAP transporter substrate-binding protein, with translation MSVFRSLAFAALTVAFVGVLPDGQAQAQTIELKLSHFVPPQHAFHKWVTAWAENLEKESNGRLKITIYPNGQLVGPPTRQLDAARNGVTDIAWVIHGVTPGRYPLTELANQPFAWKGTKDNIVETAVRMTELAPKYLAAEHVGLKILFMSMANPVVAYTKTPITKLDDFKGMKIRYASAPNKVMLDSLGATTLLVPPPDSQDALAKGIIQGAMFPHEAGLAYDLAGVVKYALDPGIASGTFVAAMNPAKYNSLPADLKALLDKETGVKAAESFGKAWAAQETFARDVETKQKGLTINTLSDSDVAKLKELAKKQIDDEVARLEKEGKPAREFMAEFLK, from the coding sequence ATGTCTGTGTTCCGTTCACTCGCTTTCGCTGCGCTGACTGTCGCGTTCGTTGGCGTCCTGCCCGATGGTCAGGCGCAGGCCCAGACGATCGAGCTGAAGCTGTCGCACTTCGTGCCGCCGCAGCATGCCTTCCACAAATGGGTGACGGCCTGGGCCGAGAACCTCGAGAAGGAATCGAACGGCCGGCTCAAGATCACCATCTATCCGAACGGACAGCTTGTCGGTCCGCCGACCCGGCAACTGGACGCTGCGCGCAATGGCGTGACTGATATCGCCTGGGTGATCCATGGCGTGACTCCCGGTCGCTATCCGCTCACCGAACTGGCCAACCAGCCGTTCGCCTGGAAGGGGACCAAGGACAATATCGTCGAGACCGCGGTGCGTATGACCGAGCTCGCGCCGAAATATCTCGCGGCCGAACACGTCGGCCTGAAGATACTGTTCATGTCGATGGCCAACCCGGTGGTGGCCTACACCAAGACGCCGATCACGAAGCTCGATGACTTCAAGGGCATGAAGATCCGCTACGCCTCGGCGCCGAACAAAGTGATGCTCGATTCGCTCGGCGCCACGACGCTGCTGGTGCCGCCGCCGGACTCGCAGGACGCGTTGGCCAAGGGCATCATCCAGGGTGCGATGTTCCCGCATGAAGCCGGCCTCGCGTATGATCTTGCCGGCGTGGTGAAGTACGCGCTCGATCCAGGCATTGCCTCCGGCACCTTCGTCGCCGCGATGAATCCGGCGAAGTACAATTCGCTGCCGGCCGATCTCAAGGCGTTGCTGGACAAGGAGACCGGCGTCAAAGCTGCCGAAAGCTTCGGCAAGGCCTGGGCCGCGCAGGAGACGTTCGCCCGCGATGTCGAGACCAAGCAGAAGGGCTTGACCATCAACACGCTATCGGATTCCGACGTCGCCAAGCTCAAGGAGCTTGCCAAGAAGCAGATCGATGACGAGGTCGCCCGCCTGGAGAAAGAGGGCAAGCCTGCCAGGGAGTTCATGGCGGAATTCCTGAAGTAG